The following are encoded in a window of Platichthys flesus chromosome 19, fPlaFle2.1, whole genome shotgun sequence genomic DNA:
- the sapcd2 gene encoding suppressor APC domain-containing protein 2 isoform X2, whose protein sequence is MALIATDRGCKLNGTSVIYGRVGPRKEEFQGKSESFKSGQMQPKETEYSTDGLPKAFLHSLRTLFDILDDGGRGYVHISEIESRWQGADTRALPGGVLGCLRRVTPPHGCLTFERFVAGLRYSMLNPENSSHFKAQAAVHPQKLPQKPAPLSACGVGTRVENKVRPLGPSNASNMQPQQHRGSSLQSRVRSEEGPGYPACGPARYGPVFERSGRSLERIPGAPEGGCYRTEQNQAAKPTQPQQNRVRTIESLALESPQLQGASVVKSGLPRSQSESATGFTGGSRRHGRSRDEQRRHTISNGVDYGMLKQMKELEQEKDSLLAGLDVVERARDWYQGQIHNVTERQRQVGQSSQCTDFLTEANQSRMNVLIPKLQEVNHCLSDLISCTGMSFPASGGQTAALSANSQPPPPAPPQAIQRLKDQNRLLTQEVTEKSERIAQLEQEKSALIKQLFEARARSAQDTSTMDSTFI, encoded by the exons ATGGCTCTGATAGCGACTGACCGCGGCTGCAAACTCAACGGGACGTCGGTGATCTACGGCAGAGTTGGGCCGAGAAAAGAAGAGTTCCAGGGGAAGAGTGAGAGCTTTAAAAGTGGCCAAATGCAGCCGAAGGAGACGGAGTATTCAACAGATGGTCTCCCCAAAGCCTTCCTCCACAGCCTGAGGACCCTCTTTGACATCTTGGATGACGGAGGTCGAGGCTACGTCCACATCTCGGAGATTGAGAGCCGCTGGCAGGGCGCGGACACCCGGGCACTGCCTGGCGGGGTGCTGGGCTGCCTGAGGAGGGTCACCCCGCCGCATGGATGCCTCACCTTCGAGCGGTTCGTCGCGGGGCTGCGGTACTCCATGCTCAACCCGGAGAACAGCTCCCACTTCAAGGCCCAGGCGGCCGTGCACCCGCAGAAGCTACCGCAGAAACCCGCGCCGCTGTCCGCGTGTGGGGTCGGGACCCGGGTGGAGAACAAGGTGCGACCGCTGGGGCCGAGCAACGCGTCCAACAtgcagccgcagcagcaccGGGGGTCCTCGCTCCAGAGCCGGGTGAGGTCGGAGGAGGGTCCCGGGTACCCCGCGTGTGGTCCGGCGAGGTACGGCCCGGTCTTCGAGAGGTCCGGGCGGAGTTTGGAGCGGATTCCCGGCGCTCCCGAGGGAGGGTGCTACCGGACCGAGCAGAACCAGGCCGCCAAACCGACACAGCCTCAGCAGAACCGTGTCCGAACCATCGAGTCACTCGCTCTGGAGTCACCGCAGCTCCAAGGAGCAA GTGTTGTGAAATCCGGTCTACCAAGATCGCAGAGTGAATCTGCAACAGGATTTACTGGCGGCTCCAGGCGTCACGGGCGGAGTCGGGACGAGCAGAGACGGCATACCATATCCAACGGGGTGGATTATGGCATG TTGAAGCAGATGAAGGAGCTCGAGCAGGAGAAGGACTCCCTGCTGGCGGGCCTGGATGTGGTGGAGCGGGCCCGAGACTGGTACCAGGGCCAAATCCACAATGTCACAGAGAGACAGCGGCAGGTCGGCCAGAGCTCGCAGTGCACG GATTTCTTGACAGAAGCCAATCAGAGTCGCATGAATGTTCTCATTCCCAAACTACAGGAAGTCAACCACTGCCTTAGTGACCTTATTTCCTGCACTGGTATG TCATTCCCTGCCAGCGGCGGCCAGACTGCAGCGCTGTCTGCGAACTCgcagcctccacctccagctcctccacaggcCATCCAGAGGCTGAAGGACCAGAACCGGCTCCTCACACAG GAGGTGACGGAGAAGAGCGAGCGCATCGCCCAGCTGGAACAGGAGAAGTCTGCTTTGATAAAGCAGCTGTTTGAGGCTCGAGCCCGCAGCGCACAGGATACCAGCACCATGGACTCCACCTtcatctga
- the LOC133974808 gene encoding PH and SEC7 domain-containing protein 3, whose translation MEEEIICSSLLNSTDSVLQHPQQDSCTSAEHQNISGEQEVTVLDETETEEEIIAAHGTDELTLSPKTGRETPDEAEQWDHIICPVRPSASLSFATVQWDMPDPFTERPSLVTDRSLANELDSSDVISLGTTPPSLHQSEDDIAALLVTEEREELDRLNSLLLSGEWSGNSFEPCDAADVQEPTTQEKEDSTQELVDSNNEIPVETESEDEDRCSVTSNPAETVDITETVWEAEGSEDEANCLADVKPEEEPEELSVLLTAQGDPEGQQNAVNGVEIEEEGEEGQEEDEEEDEEEDEDEEEDEEEDEEEEEEDEEEEEEEEGKHVTNVLYADNSEEANTVSCPSDVELTAEPLQTEDAGLTPDKLIHLHPSEPVDEICNSGTEEDVEIQEQLQEDSTGRTEETDMCKGVEHNVEPEQPEAVDNSQEELMQETENAEKTENLEAIPELDEEVEEESPLERQYCDETTSPHPERSECEELETIREPEPSQAELSNQIEEEHSDQLGCQHLKESPEMELTNQSARPETAEGTEECTQSDRTVCVEAKDPEVPEQQQQQQQQTEPPEQNEQSPQPADVSQPTIPEQPVLSEDSDESEITEQLSAEPEVTEQTAEAAELKQVDSPASHQTEELAGPEDGGVRTVMANGEKHKLPETPMPHMNGGEVDREMARGLAERLFKLDGIQPVDVVKHLDKDNAFSHAVGEEYLKFFDFTGQTLDQALRSFLKVVVLIGESQERERVLQHFARHFHQCNPDAFSSSGAVLALTCALMLLNTDLHGQHVGKSMSSSQFVSNLDGMNEGENFSKDLLKSLHNSIKSEPLEWAVNEDELQSSVLLEEDVGDDAQLRSKANPFQVVAHDKNALVVKEGFLLRKLHADIDGKRTPWGKRGWKTFYGVLRGMVLYLQKDDYKRDHQVSEEVVSVHHSVAEQAQDYTKKPHVFRLQTADWRVFLFQASSKAEMKSWISRFNLVSAIHSSPPFPAAVGSQRKFFRPILPASQSAHTLERQLQFHAGKLESFKADLSYLQQNPPEGRKARAKELEEQRVRAEYLHYEMCRYEIYIQMLEAWKKVEKRGSKVLSPAELNLFDKALCADSVGEEDEEDDGLKKSHSSPSLEQEMAPPTVIKVRRNISERRTYRRTIIPRWNKEA comes from the exons ATGGAGGAGGAAAtcatctgctcctctctgctaaATAGTACAGATTCAGTCCTGCAGCATCCCCAACAAGACTCGTGCACCTCTGCGGAGCATCAGAACATCAGTGGAGAACAGGAGGTCACTGTTTTGGACGAGAccgagacggaggaggagataaTCGCGGCACATGGGACAGATGAACTCACTTTGTCTCCAAAGACAGGACGAGAGACTCCTGATGAGGCAGAGCAATGGGACCACATAATATGCCCTGTACGTCCCAGTGCATCACTCTCTTTCGCCACGGTACAGTGGGACATGCCCGACCCCTTTACAGAAAGGCCCTCGCTCGTGACTGACCGCAGCTTGGCCAATGAGCTGGACTCCAGTGACGTGATAAGTCTAGGTACCACTCCCCCGTCACTTCACCAATCTGAGGATGATATTGCTGCGCTTCTCGttacagaggagagagaggaactaGATCGGCTCAATTCACTGCTTCTGAGTGGGGAGTGGTCAGGAAACAGCTTTGAG CCATGTGATGCAGCCGATGTGCAAGAGCCGACGACACAGGAAAAGGAAGATTCAACACAAGAGCTGGTAGACAGTAATAACG AAATTCCTGTCGAGACTGAGTCAGAAGATGAGGACAGATGCTCAGTAACCTCCAATCCTGCTGAGACAGTGGACATAACCGAGACTGTTTGGGAGGCTGAAGGCTCAGAAGATGAGGCGAACTGTCTCGCAGATGTAAAACCAgaagaggaaccagaggagctTAGCGTTCTACTAACTGCACAGGGAGACCCAGAGGGACAACAAAATGCAGTGAATGGAGTAGAGATTGAAGAAGAAGGCGAGGAGGGacaagaagaagacgaagaagaagacgaagaagaagacgaagacgaagaagaagacgaagaagaagacgaagaagaagaagaagaagacgaagaagaagaagaagaagaagagggaaagcATGTGACCAACGTGCTTTATGCTGACAACAGTGAAGAGGCAAACACTGTCAGTTGTCCAAGTGATGT GGAGTTGACGGCAGAGCCACTACAAACAGAGGATGCAGGACTTACCCCAGATAAGCTAATTCATTTGCATCCGTCAGAGCCTGTTGATGAAATTTGTAACTCAGGGACCGAAGAGGACGTAGAGATACAGGAGCAGTTACAGGAAGATTCCACTGGTCGGACCGAAGAGACAGATATGTGTAAAGGTGTCGAACATAACGTGGAACCTGAGCAGCCAGAAGCCGTCGACAACAGTCAGGAAGAATTAATGCAGGAGACGGAAAACGCAGAGAAGACAGAAAACTTAGAGGCGATACCAGAGCTGGAtgaagaagtggaggaggaaagtCCTTTGGAGCGACAATATTGTGACGAGACAACTTCACCGCACCCCGAACGGTCTGAGTGTGAGGAGCTGGAAACGATCAGAGAGCCCGAGCCTTCCCAAGCAGAGTTGTCAAATCAGATAGAGGAGGAGCACTCTGACCAGTTAGGATGTCAACATCTGAAGGAGTCACCAGAGATGGAACTAACGAATCAGTCAGCCCGACCTGAAACTGCAGAAGGAACCGAGGAGTGCACTCAGTCAGATCGGACAGTCTGTGTTGAAGCCAAAGACCCTGAAgtcccagagcagcagcagcagcagcagcagcagacggaGCCGCCCGAGCAGAATGAGCAGTCACCGCAACCGGCCGACGTGTCCCAGCCGACAATCCCTGAGCAGCCAGTGCTATCAGAGGATTCAGATGAGTCAGAAATAACAGAGCAGCTGTCTGCAGAGCCTGAGGTCACAGAGCAgacagcagaggcagcagagctAAAGCAGGTGGACTCGCCTGCGTCACATCAGACTGAAGAATTAGCAGGTCCTGAGGATGGAGGTGTACGAACAGTGATGGCGAATGGAGAGAAACACAAGCTCCCGGAGACGCCCATGCCTCATATGAACGGAGgggaggtggacagagagatggCCCGCGGCCTCGCTGAACGGCTGTTTAAGTTGGACGGGATCCAACCTGTAGATGTGGTCAAGCACTTAGATAAAGA TAATGCCTTCAGTCATGCTGTCGGAGAGGAATACCTCAAGTTCTTTGACTTTACTGGGCAAACTCTGGATCAGGCCCTGAG GTCTTTTCTGAAAGTGGTGGTACTGATAGGAGAGAGCCAGGAGAGGGAGCGTGTGCTGCAGCATTTCGCCCGCCACTTCCATCAGTGCAACCCTGACGCCTTCTCCTCTTCAG GGGCTGTGTTGGCTCTGACCTGTGCTTTAATGCTTCTCAACACTGATCTGCATGGACAG catGTAGGAAAATCCATGTCCTCCTCTCAGTTTGTGTCCAACCTGGATGGGATGAACGAAGGGGAAAACTTCAGCAAGGATCTCCTGAAA AGTCTTCATAATTCCATCAAGAGTGAGCCGCTGGAATGGGCTGT GAATGAGGACGAGTTGCAGAGCTCTGTTTTGCTGGAAGAGGATGTGGGAGATGATGCACAGCTGCGCTCCAAAGCCAACCCCTTCCAGGTTGTTGCTCACGACAAAAACGCCTTGGTGGTGAAGGAGGGTTTCCTACTTAGAAAACTCCACGCGGACATCGATGGCAAACGCA ctccATGGGGGAAAAGAGGCTGGAAGACTTTCTATGGAGTCCTGAGGGGAATGGTTCTCTACTTACAGAAG GATGATTACAAGAGGGATCACCAGGTGAGCGAGGAGGTGGTGAGTGTGCACCACTCGGTGGCCGAGCAGGCACAGGATTACACCAAGAAGCCGCACGTCTTCCGTTTGCAGACGGCGGATTGGAGGGTTTTCCTCTTTCAGGCCTC ATCTAAAGCGGAGATGAAGTCTTGGATCAGCCGCTTCAACCTGGTTTCGGCGATTCACTCGTCGCCCCCGTTTCCTGCTGCCGTCGGCTCCCAGAGGAAGTTCTTCAGGCCGATCCTCCCCGCCTCGCAGTCTGCTCACACACTG GAACGTCAGCTGCAGTTTCATGCAGGAAAGCTGGAGTCCTTCAAAGCCGACCTGTCGTACCTGCAGCAAAACCCTCCAGAGGGCAGGAAAGCTCGAGctaaggagctggaggagcagcgagTCAGAGCAGAGTACCTGCATTACGAG ATGTGTCGCTACGAGATCTACATCCAGATGCTGGAGGCCTGGAAGAAGGTGGAGAAGAGGGGCAGCAAAGTGTTGAGCCCCGCAGAGCTGAACCTGTTCGATAAGGCCCTGTGTGCAGACTCTGTgggggaggaagacgaggaggacgacGGGCTGAAGAAGTCCCACTCCAGCCCTTCTCTGGAGCAGGAGATGGCTCCTCCGACTGTGATCAAAGTCAGACGCAACATCTCTGAGAGACGGACGTATCGCAGGACTATCATCCCTCGATGGAATAAAGAGGCCTGA
- the sapcd2 gene encoding suppressor APC domain-containing protein 2 isoform X1 codes for MALIATDRGCKLNGTSVIYGRVGPRKEEFQGKSESFKSGQMQPKETEYSTDGLPKAFLHSLRTLFDILDDGGRGYVHISEIESRWQGADTRALPGGVLGCLRRVTPPHGCLTFERFVAGLRYSMLNPENSSHFKAQAAVHPQKLPQKPAPLSACGVGTRVENKVRPLGPSNASNMQPQQHRGSSLQSRVRSEEGPGYPACGPARYGPVFERSGRSLERIPGAPEGGCYRTEQNQAAKPTQPQQNRVRTIESLALESPQLQGASVVKSGLPRSQSESATGFTGGSRRHGRSRDEQRRHTISNGVDYGMLKQMKELEQEKDSLLAGLDVVERARDWYQGQIHNVTERQRQVGQSSQCTDFLTEANQSRMNVLIPKLQEVNHCLSDLISCTGMQSFPASGGQTAALSANSQPPPPAPPQAIQRLKDQNRLLTQEVTEKSERIAQLEQEKSALIKQLFEARARSAQDTSTMDSTFI; via the exons ATGGCTCTGATAGCGACTGACCGCGGCTGCAAACTCAACGGGACGTCGGTGATCTACGGCAGAGTTGGGCCGAGAAAAGAAGAGTTCCAGGGGAAGAGTGAGAGCTTTAAAAGTGGCCAAATGCAGCCGAAGGAGACGGAGTATTCAACAGATGGTCTCCCCAAAGCCTTCCTCCACAGCCTGAGGACCCTCTTTGACATCTTGGATGACGGAGGTCGAGGCTACGTCCACATCTCGGAGATTGAGAGCCGCTGGCAGGGCGCGGACACCCGGGCACTGCCTGGCGGGGTGCTGGGCTGCCTGAGGAGGGTCACCCCGCCGCATGGATGCCTCACCTTCGAGCGGTTCGTCGCGGGGCTGCGGTACTCCATGCTCAACCCGGAGAACAGCTCCCACTTCAAGGCCCAGGCGGCCGTGCACCCGCAGAAGCTACCGCAGAAACCCGCGCCGCTGTCCGCGTGTGGGGTCGGGACCCGGGTGGAGAACAAGGTGCGACCGCTGGGGCCGAGCAACGCGTCCAACAtgcagccgcagcagcaccGGGGGTCCTCGCTCCAGAGCCGGGTGAGGTCGGAGGAGGGTCCCGGGTACCCCGCGTGTGGTCCGGCGAGGTACGGCCCGGTCTTCGAGAGGTCCGGGCGGAGTTTGGAGCGGATTCCCGGCGCTCCCGAGGGAGGGTGCTACCGGACCGAGCAGAACCAGGCCGCCAAACCGACACAGCCTCAGCAGAACCGTGTCCGAACCATCGAGTCACTCGCTCTGGAGTCACCGCAGCTCCAAGGAGCAA GTGTTGTGAAATCCGGTCTACCAAGATCGCAGAGTGAATCTGCAACAGGATTTACTGGCGGCTCCAGGCGTCACGGGCGGAGTCGGGACGAGCAGAGACGGCATACCATATCCAACGGGGTGGATTATGGCATG TTGAAGCAGATGAAGGAGCTCGAGCAGGAGAAGGACTCCCTGCTGGCGGGCCTGGATGTGGTGGAGCGGGCCCGAGACTGGTACCAGGGCCAAATCCACAATGTCACAGAGAGACAGCGGCAGGTCGGCCAGAGCTCGCAGTGCACG GATTTCTTGACAGAAGCCAATCAGAGTCGCATGAATGTTCTCATTCCCAAACTACAGGAAGTCAACCACTGCCTTAGTGACCTTATTTCCTGCACTGGTATG CAGTCATTCCCTGCCAGCGGCGGCCAGACTGCAGCGCTGTCTGCGAACTCgcagcctccacctccagctcctccacaggcCATCCAGAGGCTGAAGGACCAGAACCGGCTCCTCACACAG GAGGTGACGGAGAAGAGCGAGCGCATCGCCCAGCTGGAACAGGAGAAGTCTGCTTTGATAAAGCAGCTGTTTGAGGCTCGAGCCCGCAGCGCACAGGATACCAGCACCATGGACTCCACCTtcatctga
- the tmem141 gene encoding transmembrane protein 141 — MNLGVRRVDDALVAKHPGLKTYAACQSGAFMKGTGTFILGAAGLMAVQKVIQKKLPYPLQWSLLISIVASSVGSYAVTRWESQKCSDLWLLLETGKIPDRSPPELPKPEESKGPVKTKYGDVID; from the exons ATGAATCTCGGTGTGAGAAGAGTGGACGACGCGCTGGTCGCTAAACATCCG GGTTTAAAGACTTATGCTGCCTGTCAGTCTGGCGCCTTCATGAAGGGAACTGGAACATTTATACTGG GTGCTGCTGGTTTAATGGCCGTTCAAAAGGTTATACAGAAGAAACTTCCTTATCCTCTTCAGTGGAGCCTGCTCATTTCAATAG tgGCCTCCTCAGTCGGCAGTTACGCTGTGACTCGCTGGGAATCACAGAAATGCTCAGatctctggctgctgctggaaacagGAAAAATCCCGGACAGATCCCCACCAGAGC TGCCTAAACCGGAAGAATCGAAGGGACCCGTGAAGACAAAATATGGCGATGTAATAGATTGA
- the hcar2 gene encoding proteinase-activated receptor 3, which translates to MEVPYPNSSLLYLSLSPLNHSGGEETVYEQCKDMPAAIIWYLGLQFINMFLGIPTNLTVLWLIHKNKGDSSTSDIFILQLAILDVLFCLTPPLELANIVFITTSSTWYVLRFFYGMKDSSPLLLACICLDRYMAVVHPITFTELKDRQHRAVLAMLVWLFILGYAAAKCVGNIPNFEKVFTAMILAAFTFMVFCNIAILWVLRQSGPGRDEMHPVKKRAFKMVLIIQAIIVFNYFPPVALFPFQDYFSADVFRCYIHYVAFGLMDFSSTIQPMLYLSKEKMPPSLNCCHTSTTHNLQA; encoded by the coding sequence ATGGAGGTTCCATACCCCAACTCCTCTTTGCTCTACCTCTCTCTCAGCCCCTTAAATCACAGCGGTGGAGAGGAGACAGTGTACGAGCAATGCAAAGACATGCCCGCCGCCATCATTTGGTACCTGGGCCTGCAGTTCATTAACATGTTCCTGGGCATTCCGACCAACCTCACGGTGCTGTGGCTCATCCACAAGAACAAGGGCGACTCCTCCACCTCGGACATCTTCATCCTTCAACTGGCTATCCTAGATGTGCTCTTCTGCCTCACCCCTCCTCTGGAGCTGGCCAACATAGTCTTCatcaccaccagcagcacctgGTACGTCCTGCGGTTCTTCTACGGCATGAAGGACTCCTCGCCGCTCCTCCTCGCCTGCATCTGCCTGGACCGTTACATGGCTGTTGTCCACCCCATCACCTTCACCGAGCTCAAGGACCGACAGCACAGAGCGGTCCTGGCCATGCTGGTCTGGCTGTTCATCCTGGGCTACGCTGCCGCCAAGTGCGTGGGCAACATCCCCAACTTCGAGAAGGTCTTCACGGCGATGATCCTCGCCGCGTTCACCTTCATGGTCTTCTGCAACATTGCCATTCTCTGGGTGCTGCGGCAGTCTGGGCCCGGCAGAGACGAGATGCACCCAGTGAAGAAGAGGGCCTTCAAAATGGTCCTCATCATCCAGGCCATCATAGTGTTCAACTACTTCCCACCTGTGGCGCTGTTCCCCTTCCAGGACTACTTCTCTGCCGACGTGTTCCGCTGCTACATCCACTACGTGGCCTTCGGCCTGATGGACTTCAGCAGCACCATTCAGCCCATGCTCTACCTCTCCAAGGAAAAGATGCCACCGAGCCTCAACTGTTGTCACACCAGCACGACTCACAACCTACAAGCCTAA
- the LOC133974809 gene encoding zinc finger protein 436: protein MATSGDLKVFLESSLNEIFRATVSDILDSVDRTLCEYQGTVRRIESENEGLKRLLFAHRSRERASKEQDVTEQPLEWTSYPIATTQGTFKMSICSSDKKSCRRKKQKDKMREIASSDSFFLQTNPEVEQPCVNTAEVSIDRTLVSVKEETGLEENCAIDLSQPSSLLNLAMRPLKDESTVVTCDSPEAYAPLLPSSGPEPDSRGSYGEVNGNMVPDSYMQDGPYIKTEEEEEEEEEEQNGVLQYSDDDSFSKQELTHVLQYYHESNADPEEASGQVAEPEAALQEEDDPPAVPADEVLENRDNFLRCPSCPKTFSRAASLNVHIKTHSGEKVHSCSYCGKRFGRADLLKSHKRTHTGERPYCCNMCSKTYAHPSQLRIHKRIHTGEKPYCCSHCGKRFNEHNQLKVHLRTHTGERPYSCQECGKTFSNAGNLRIHERIHTGEKPYCCAQCGKRFNGLGDLKTHYRIHTGERPYSCELCKKTFSQAGHLTIHMRMHTGERPYSCSECGKKFTVASSLKLHQRTHTGEKEYSCSYCSKSFSRSGHLKRHELVHTKEKVFLCNQCGKSYTDQSSLKKHLKMHTTKEHKAQSEGSTSEAETNAVPPSASETHSDTDRNCSS, encoded by the exons ATGGCCACGTCCGGTGACCTGAAAGTGTTCCTGGAGTCCTCTCTGAATGAGATCttcagagccacagtgagcgACATCCTGGACTCAGTGGACCGGACGCTGTGCGAGTATCAGGGGACCGTACGGAGGATCGAGTCCGAGAACGAGGGCCTGAAGCGGCTGCTGTTTGCACACAGGAGCCGGGAGCGTGCGTCCAAAG aacAAGATGTCACAGAACAGCCCTTGGAGTGGACCAGTTATCCGATCGCTACGACCCAGGGCACGTTCAAGATGTCCATATGCAGCAGCGAcaagaagagctgcaggaggaaaaagCAAAAAGACAAGATGAGGGAGATTGCGTCGTCTGACTCCTTTTTTCTGCAGACAAATCCTGAGGTAGAACAACCATGTGTCAACACGGCCGAGGTAAGTATAGACAGAACCTTGGTATCTGTGAAAGAAGAGACCGGCCTGGAGGAAAACTGCGCCATTGACCTCTCCcagccctcctctcttctcaaTCTGGCAATGAGGCCCTTAAAGGATGAGAGCACAGTGGTCACTTGTGACAGTCCAGAGGCATATGCACCTCTGCTGCCATCTTCAGGCCCTGAACCAGACTCCAGAGGCAGTTACGGTGAAGTTAACGGCAACATGGTCCCTGACAGCTACATGCAGGATGGTCCGTATAttaagacagaggaggaggaggaggaggaggaggaggagcagaatgGGGTGTTGCAGTACAGTGACGATGACAGTTTCTCCAAGCAGGAGTTGACGCATGTGTTGCAATATTACCACGAATCAAATGCAGACCCAGAGGAAGCGAGTGGTCAGGTGGCAGAGCCAGAGGctgcgctgcaggaggaggacgacccCCCCGCTGTTCCTGCAGACGAGGTTTTGGAAAACCGCGACAACTTCCTGCGCTGCCCCAGCTGTCCCAAAACATTCAGCCGCGCAGCCTCGCTCAATGTCCACATCAAGACTCACAGCGGCGAGAAGGTCCACAGCTGCAGCTACTGCGGTAAGCGCTTTGGCCGCGCCGACCTCCTCAAATCCCACAAACGCACCCACACAGGAGAAAGACCCTACTGCTGCAACATGTGCAGCAAAACGTACGCCCACCCCAGTCAGCTCAGGATACACAAGCGCATACACACTGGAGAGAAACCGTATTGCTGCTCGCACTGTGGGAAGCGCTTTAACGAGCACAACCAGCTCAAGGTCCACTTGCGGACCCACACCGGGGAGAGGCCTTACAGCTGCCAGGAGTGCGGCAAAACATTCAGCAATGCGGGAAACCTGCGCATACACGAGAGGATCCACACAGGCGAGAAGCCGTACTGCTGTGCTCAGTGTGGGAAGAGGTTTAATGGCCTGGGTGACCTCAAAACGCATTACAGGATTCACACTGGAGAGAGGCCCTACAGCTGCGAGCTGTGTAAGAAGACCTTCAGCCAGGCGGGACACCTCACCATACACATGCGCATGCACACAGGAGAGAGACCCTACAGCTGCAGTGAGTGCGGAAAGAAGTTCACGGTGGCCAGcagcctgaagctgcaccagagGACGCACACGGGAGAGAAGGAGTACAGCTGCTCCTACTGCAGCAAGAGCTTCAGCCGGTCGGGACACCTGAAGAGACACGAGCTGGTCCACACCAAAGAGAAGGTCTTCCTCTGCAACCAGTGTGGAAAGAGCTACACGGACCAGTCGTCCCTTAAGAAACACTTGAAGATGCACACGACCAAGGAGCATAAGGCTCAGAGCGAGGGAAGCACCAGCGAGGCTGAGACCAACGCAGTCCCACCTTCAGCCTCTGAGACGCATTCAGACACTGATAGAAACTGTAGCAGTTGA